A single window of Cyanobacteriota bacterium DNA harbors:
- a CDS encoding cob(I)yrinic acid a,c-diamide adenosyltransferase, whose amino-acid sequence MVRTGIGIRTAQLRSERLVGQIHVYDGAGKGKSQAALGVVLRSIGLGINNAEETRVLLLRFLKGPGRTYDEDAAIEALQRGFPHLIDQVRTGRAEYFGADEITRFDRMEAQRGWDVAKGAIASGLYSVVVLDELNPVLDLGLLPVDEVVNALKLKPDHMEVIATGRGAPPALIEIADLHSEMRPVRNYTNGSAPKEGVEGIEIYTGDGKGKSTSALGKALQAIGRGISQDQSHRVLILQWLKGGSGYTEDAAIAALKQSYPHLVDHQRCGRDAIVWRGQQQEVDYVEAERGWEIARAAIASGVYKTIILDELNPTVDLDLLEAEPIVQALLRKPRDTSVIITGRCKNRPAYFDLASIHSEMICHKHYAEKGVDLKRGVDF is encoded by the coding sequence ATGGTAAGAACTGGGATTGGCATTCGGACAGCACAACTACGCTCTGAACGACTAGTCGGGCAAATTCATGTTTACGATGGCGCAGGTAAGGGAAAGTCTCAGGCGGCGCTGGGTGTAGTGCTGCGCTCGATTGGCCTAGGGATTAACAACGCAGAGGAAACCCGTGTTCTATTACTGCGATTCCTAAAGGGTCCTGGTCGTACCTACGATGAAGACGCGGCGATTGAGGCTCTGCAACGGGGTTTTCCCCACCTAATCGACCAAGTGCGCACAGGTAGGGCTGAATATTTTGGTGCAGATGAGATTACTCGATTTGATCGCATGGAAGCCCAGCGTGGTTGGGACGTGGCTAAGGGTGCGATCGCCTCTGGGCTATATTCTGTCGTGGTGTTGGATGAGCTGAACCCAGTTCTAGATCTCGGCTTGTTGCCCGTTGATGAAGTGGTTAATGCCCTGAAGCTAAAGCCAGACCATATGGAGGTAATAGCGACTGGACGAGGAGCACCGCCTGCACTCATAGAGATTGCTGACTTGCATTCGGAAATGCGACCAGTGCGAAATTACACCAATGGTTCCGCGCCTAAGGAAGGCGTAGAAGGCATCGAAATTTACACAGGGGACGGTAAGGGAAAATCAACGAGTGCCTTAGGCAAAGCCTTACAAGCGATTGGACGTGGTATCAGCCAAGATCAGTCTCATCGAGTGTTGATTCTTCAGTGGTTGAAAGGGGGGTCTGGGTATACAGAAGATGCCGCGATCGCAGCACTGAAGCAAAGTTATCCCCACTTAGTAGATCATCAGCGATGTGGACGAGATGCCATCGTTTGGCGTGGACAACAACAGGAAGTGGACTACGTTGAAGCAGAGCGTGGGTGGGAAATTGCCAGAGCTGCCATTGCTTCTGGAGTTTACAAAACAATTATTCTCGATGAGCTAAACCCTACAGTAGATTTAGACTTGCTGGAAGCAGAGCCGATCGTGCAAGCCCTGCTGCGTAAACCCCGTGATACTTCAGTCATCATCACAGGCCGCTGTAAGAATCGTCCTGCTTATTTTGATTTAGCTAGTATTCATTCAGAGATGATTTGCCATAAGCACTATGCGGAAAAGGGAGTTGATCTGAAGCGCGGCGTAGACTTTTAG